The DNA sequence TTCCCTTCTGGCCCTCTCCATTGCCCTTGCCCTTGCCCAGAGCGTGTACATCTCCACGCTGAAAACCTATTAGCGAGAAAAAACCCGAAGGGGGAGGAGTACTTCCGCCGTATTCGGGTATTTTGGACCGGACGTCCCGAGGTCTGCGCCCGGGACGCCGGAATTTTCTAGGAGGCGCTGTATGCATTTTCCTGAATATGCCGATGGAATGTGGCCGCTTCTCTCGGATGTGAAGCGGCCTTCCCGGTATGCCGGATGCGAGTTCGGCTCCCTGCCCCCGAAGGAGGATTCCGGGGGACTGGTCCGGGTGTGCCTGGCCTTTCCGGACGTCTACGAAATCGGAATGAGTTACCTCGGATTCCAGATCCTCTATTTCCTGGTCAAGGGGCTGCCCTGGGCAGACGCTGAAAGGGCCTACTGTCCCTGGACCGACCTCGAGGGACTGCTTCGGGAGAAGGGAATGCCCCTGGCCTCCATGGAGAGCGGCCGCCCCCTGGACCGGTTCGACGTGGTGGGTTTCACCCTCCAGTACGAACTGAGCTACACCAATATTCTTACCATGCTCGATCTGGGGGGCATCCCGCTCCTGGCGGAGGACCGGGGAGAAGATGCTCCCCTGGTGGCTGCCGGAGGGCCGGGAGCCCTGGCCCCCGAACCCCTGGCGCCTTTCGTGGACTTCTTCTGCGTCGGCGAAGGGGAAGAGCTTCTGCCCGAAGCCCTGAAGATCCTCTCGGAGACGAAGGGAAGGCCGAGGAGAGACCGACTCGAGGCCCTCGCCCGGGTGGAGGGGATCTATGTTCCCTCCCTGGTGGACTGCGATTTCGTTCCCGGCGGAGGAACGGCCTTCCGGTCGACCGGAGCGGCCCTTCCCGTCCGCCGGAGAATCGTGGACTCCCTCGACGGAGCCTTTTACCCCGACATGCTCCTGGTTCCGTCCGGCGGCATCGTCCACGACCGGGTTCCCATGGAGCTCTTCCGGGGGTGCACCCGGGGGTGCCGGTTCTGCCAGGCGGGTATGGTCACCCGTCCCGTGAGGGAACGGTCCGTGAAGACCGTAGTGGAGAAAACCCTTTCCCTGGTGGAAAAGACCGGCTGGGAGGAAGTGGGGCTCCTCTCCCTCGCTTCCTGCGATTACAGCGGCATTTCGCCGGTCATCCGGGAACTCTCCGCCGCCCTTGCCCCGAAAAACGTGAAGATCAGCCTCCCCAGCCTGCGAATGGACGCCTTCTCGGTGCACCTCGCCGCGGAGATGGAGTCCATGCGCCGGGGCGGCGTCACCTTCGCTCCGGAGGCGGGCACCCAGAGGCTTCGGAACGTGATCAACAAGGGGGTCTCCGACGAGGATTTCACCCAGTGCCTCGAGACGGCCTTCTCCAAGGGATGGGACAGGGTGAAGCTCTACTTCATGATGGGGCTTCCCACCGAGACCCCCGAAGACCTGGAGGGAATTCTCGACCTCGCCGAGCGGGCCCTGTCCATCGGAAAGAGCAGGGGAAAAAAAGCCCAGGTTGCCCTGTCCGTGGCCGGCTTCGTCCCCAAGGCCCACACTCCCTTTCAGTGGGAGCCCCAGGCGGGAGTGGACGAGCTCCGGTCCGCCGGGCGCTTCCTGAAGGGAAAACTTGCCTCCCGGCACGGCGGAAAGAACAGCCGGGTCTCCCTCAAGTACCACGAGCCGGAGCAGACCTTTCTCGAGGGCGTCTTCGCCCGGGGAGACCGCCGTCTCGCCCCGGCGCTCCTGGAAGCGTGGAGGACGGGGGCGAGGTTCGACGGCTGGAGCGAGACCTTCTCCCTGCCCCGCTGGATGGAAGCCTTTGAAAAGACGGGGATCGATCCGGCGGAATTCACCGCCCGCAGGCGGGCGGCGGACGAGGGGCTTCC is a window from the Aminivibrio pyruvatiphilus genome containing:
- a CDS encoding TIGR03960 family B12-binding radical SAM protein, which encodes MHFPEYADGMWPLLSDVKRPSRYAGCEFGSLPPKEDSGGLVRVCLAFPDVYEIGMSYLGFQILYFLVKGLPWADAERAYCPWTDLEGLLREKGMPLASMESGRPLDRFDVVGFTLQYELSYTNILTMLDLGGIPLLAEDRGEDAPLVAAGGPGALAPEPLAPFVDFFCVGEGEELLPEALKILSETKGRPRRDRLEALARVEGIYVPSLVDCDFVPGGGTAFRSTGAALPVRRRIVDSLDGAFYPDMLLVPSGGIVHDRVPMELFRGCTRGCRFCQAGMVTRPVRERSVKTVVEKTLSLVEKTGWEEVGLLSLASCDYSGISPVIRELSAALAPKNVKISLPSLRMDAFSVHLAAEMESMRRGGVTFAPEAGTQRLRNVINKGVSDEDFTQCLETAFSKGWDRVKLYFMMGLPTETPEDLEGILDLAERALSIGKSRGKKAQVALSVAGFVPKAHTPFQWEPQAGVDELRSAGRFLKGKLASRHGGKNSRVSLKYHEPEQTFLEGVFARGDRRLAPALLEAWRTGARFDGWSETFSLPRWMEAFEKTGIDPAEFTARRRAADEGLPWDHIDAGVSKAFLLRERERALGELVSPDCRPLGGMEGAPCRACGVQDRCPVLGKGGASRD